A genomic stretch from Eptesicus fuscus isolate TK198812 chromosome 15, DD_ASM_mEF_20220401, whole genome shotgun sequence includes:
- the LOC103300023 gene encoding NUT family member 2G-like: protein MTPFMAQPCPPPSTGPAHRPPGEQHLPPPRTPSFPPGRPLVLPAWPRTPLVAGDAGQGPVGTGAENIMDQVRSEGGRPQPSLTQTIVLTQAPLYGSAPGAICGGAVCPAPLFLEASAVETIMPTSAFGGAQAGDGGWCPGLPPQAPPPAAQLAPIVPSVNAGALRKGGLAASQSRASLEDSCNPNSVYKNFRRWQRFKALARQHLPQSPDAEALSCFLIPVLRSLSRLKPTMTLEEGMWRAMQEWQHKSNFDRMIYYEMAEKFMEFEAEEQMQIQKLQLKKGVQIQPPPAAQRPDPQGPPAPVVGAQPGTLCTPRKAIPSAQNIQRYQRPQETKSPNEIPPEAVREYMDIMDNLLGLPHSATEAPGEGWEDEVKEWLQDEGLLSYLDQLCSQEDFVTQVEAVIHPQFMEQIISPDAQQDPLALAEELEQEEGLTAAQLVEKRLLASKEGGVQAPPSHGAPLWDSSPSESETGQDAQRCDHGPQLGVSDKACPPETDFQDHQRPQAFSVSSGREEHPPFQAQCSSAPPQGHVPAYSALGPRDACVPREASLVRETLGTDRFSEDEEDLPSLAFLLGSPNSLLPCGLSLSPVPASGLACPGGRGPRGAAQSQFFQTLGLSRASPAASKSRKRALGGGPTHAEKTPRTGADLGVCGRPALALELVCSSQPHKKKCDLVTGRSNK, encoded by the exons ATGACTCCTTTCAtggcccagccctgtcccccgcccTCTACTGGCCCCGCACACCGGCCCCCTGGGGAGCAGCACCTGCCGCCCCCCAGGACCCCGTCCTTCCCCCCTGGCCGCCCCCTGGTGCTGCCGGCTTGGCCCAGGACACCTCTGGTGGCAGGAGATGCTGGTCAAGGCCCCGTTGGGACTGGGGCTGAGAACATCATGGACCAGGTCAGGTCAGAAGGGGGACGACCACAGCCCTCCCTGACTCAGACCATTGTCCTGACTCAGGCCCCCCTCTACGGGAGTGCTCCAGGTGCCATctgtgggggtgctgtgtgtCCTGCACCCCTCTTCTTGGAAGCCTCTGCAGTGGAGACGATTATGCCCACCTCGGCTTTTGGGGGCGCCCAGGCCGGCGATGGAGGCTGGTGTCCTGGCCTTCCTCCTCAAGCTCCACCGCCAGCTGCCCAGCTAGCCCCCATTGTCCCCTCTGTGAATGCTGGGGCTTTGAGGAAGGGTGGCCTGGCCGCCTCCCAGTCCAGGGCCTCGCTGGAGGACTCCTGTAACCCCAACAGTGTGTACAAAAATTTCCGACGTTGGCAGCGCTTCAAGGCCCTGGCCCGGCAGCACCTTCCCCAGAGTCCTGATGCGGAAGCTCTTTCCTGCTTCCTCAT CCCAGTGCTCCGGTCCCTGTCCCGTCTGAAGCCAACCATGACGTTGGAGGAGGGAATGTGGCGGGCCATGCAGGAATGGCAGCACAAGAGCAACTTTGACCGGATGATCTATTACGAGATGGCAGAAAA gttcATGGAGTTTGAGGCAGAGGAGCAGATGCAGATTCAGAAGTTGCAGTTGAAGAAGGGTGTGCAGATCCAGCCTCCTCCTGCCGCACAGAGACCTGATCCTCaggggcccccagccccagtggtgGGCGCGCAGCCAGGTACGCTA TGCACCCCCAGGAAGGCTATACCCAGCGCCCAGAACATCCAAAGATACCAACGACCTCAGGAGACCAAGTCACCTAATGAGATCCCCCCGGAGGCTGTGAGAGAATACATGGACATCATGGACAATCTGCTGGGACTGCCCCACTCAGCCACAGAGGCACCAGGTGAAGGATGGGAAGATGAAGTAAAGGAGTGGCTGCAGGATGAGGGTCTCCTGAGCTACCTGGACCAGCTGTGCTCCCAGGAAGACTTTGTCACCCAG GTGGAGGCAGTCATCCACCCCCAATTCATGGAACAAATAATTTCCCCAGATGCACAGCAGGATCCCTTGGCCCTGGCTGAGGAGTTGGAGCAGGAAGAAGGGCTCACTGCTGCCCAG CTGGTAGAGAAGCGACTCCTGGCCTCCaaggaggggggtgtgcaggcacCCCCGAGTcacggtgctcccctgtgggactCAAGTCCTTCTGAGTCTGAGACAGGCCAAGATGCCCAGAGGTGTGACCATGGCCCTCAGCTGGGGGTCAGTGACAAAGCCTGTCCACCAGAGACTGACTTCCAGGATCATCAAAGGCCCCAGGCTTTTTCTGTCTCTTCGGGGCGTGAGGAGCACCCACCATTCCAGGCTCAATGCTCCTCTGCTCCTCCCCAGGGCCACGTACCTGCTTACTCTGCACTGGGACCCAGGGATGCCTGTGTTCCCAGAGAGGCCTCTCTTGTCAGGGAGACTCTCGGGACAGACAGGTTCAGTGAGGACGAGGAGgacctccccagcctggccttcctCTTGGGCTCTCCTAATAGCCTGCTGCCGTGTGGGCTCTCTCTGAGTCCTGTTCCTGCCTCGGGCCTTGCCTGCCCTGGAGGTCGGGGTCCCCGGGGCGCTGCCCAGTCCCAGTTCTTTCAGACACTAGGCCTCAGCCGAGCTTCACCTGCAGCTTCCAAATCTCGGAAGCGTGCTCTGGGAGGAGGCCCCACCCATGCGGAGAAGACCCCCCGCACAGgggccgacctgggggtctgTGGGAGGCCAGCACTGGCTCTGGAGCTGGTTTGCTCCTCACAGCCTCACAAGAAAAAGTGTGACCTGGTCACAGGGAGGAGTAATAAGTGA